In bacterium, a single genomic region encodes these proteins:
- a CDS encoding LemA family protein, producing the protein MFGLIFLALIVFLVLWAIGLYNGLVRIRNQVRNAWAQIDVQLKRRHDLIPNLVETVKDYMSYEQETLTRVIEARGKALAAQGVAAVSAAENQLTGALKSLFAVAENYPQLKANENVLKLQEELSSTENKIAFARQYYNDSVMRLNNQIEMFPSSLFANTFNFQREPFYQVPDEEKEPVKVNLR; encoded by the coding sequence ATGTTCGGCCTGATATTTCTGGCACTGATCGTGTTTCTGGTGCTGTGGGCGATTGGCCTGTACAATGGACTGGTGCGGATCCGCAATCAGGTTCGCAACGCGTGGGCACAGATCGATGTGCAGCTCAAGCGGCGGCATGATCTGATCCCGAACCTTGTGGAAACCGTCAAGGACTATATGTCCTACGAGCAGGAGACCTTGACCCGCGTGATCGAAGCCCGTGGCAAGGCGCTCGCGGCGCAAGGGGTGGCGGCGGTGTCCGCGGCGGAAAACCAACTGACCGGCGCGCTCAAGTCTCTGTTTGCCGTGGCGGAGAACTATCCGCAGCTCAAGGCCAACGAGAACGTGCTTAAATTGCAGGAGGAGCTGTCCTCCACCGAGAACAAGATTGCCTTTGCCCGGCAATACTACAATGACTCGGTGATGCGCCTCAATAACCAGATCGAGATGTTCCCCTCGTCCCTCTTTGCCAATACCTTCAACTTCCAGCGCGAGCCGTTCTATCAGGTCCCGGACGAAGAGAAGGAGCCGGTGAAGGTGAAT
- a CDS encoding metallophosphoesterase, whose amino-acid sequence MIPFLVTVIGILGLIHWFLYARLVSAFAISDPTLLWVLRFLAVFLAVSYILARVWERHLPEPLVHAMHWISSVWLGLMWELLWLTLLFYVIKLILLLTGFWGKLDPATILAIGRYSALTVIGVAVLLGSWGIKNAFGRANVIEVKVPVKHSSPELRHLRIALASDFHAGVIIGPKEIARMSRQIMSLKPDIILLPGDLVDRSADDIMHLVDSFKLMQAPLGIYGTTGNHEYYAGLEGALAFCKAAGIQMLMNEKVELPNGLVIAGIEDRTAISMHRSRPSVTQFLADIPADKSVILMNHQPETHEALEAGKAGADLVVSGHTHGGQIWPFTLLTKATYRFQHGYYSLDGSGHIIVSDGIGNWGPPMRLKAPPEIVLITLE is encoded by the coding sequence ATGATTCCATTTTTGGTCACTGTGATCGGCATTCTCGGCCTGATTCACTGGTTTCTGTATGCCCGATTAGTTTCCGCCTTTGCCATTTCAGACCCCACCCTGTTGTGGGTCTTACGCTTTCTGGCTGTCTTTCTGGCGGTTTCCTATATCTTAGCCCGGGTTTGGGAGCGGCATCTGCCCGAGCCGCTTGTCCACGCTATGCATTGGATATCATCGGTTTGGCTGGGGCTGATGTGGGAATTACTTTGGCTGACTTTGCTTTTCTATGTCATTAAGCTGATTCTGCTGCTCACGGGCTTCTGGGGCAAGCTGGATCCAGCCACCATCCTTGCCATTGGCCGCTATTCGGCCCTCACGGTAATTGGCGTCGCGGTCCTCCTCGGCTCCTGGGGGATCAAAAATGCCTTCGGGCGGGCAAATGTGATCGAGGTTAAGGTCCCGGTCAAGCACTCCAGCCCGGAACTGCGGCACCTGAGAATTGCCTTAGCCTCCGATTTTCACGCCGGGGTAATTATCGGCCCCAAGGAAATTGCCCGGATGTCCCGCCAGATCATGAGCCTCAAGCCGGATATTATCCTGCTTCCCGGTGACCTCGTGGACCGCAGCGCCGATGACATTATGCATCTTGTCGATTCCTTCAAGCTCATGCAGGCGCCGCTGGGAATCTACGGCACCACCGGTAATCATGAGTACTATGCCGGGTTGGAAGGCGCACTGGCCTTCTGCAAGGCGGCGGGCATACAGATGCTGATGAATGAAAAGGTGGAACTGCCCAACGGTCTGGTGATTGCCGGCATCGAAGACCGTACGGCAATCTCGATGCACCGCTCACGTCCCAGCGTGACACAGTTCCTCGCGGATATTCCTGCCGACAAGTCGGTGATTCTGATGAATCATCAGCCGGAAACCCATGAAGCCCTCGAAGCGGGCAAAGCGGGAGCGGACCTGGTGGTATCGGGACATACCCACGGTGGGCAGATTTGGCCGTTTACACTTCTGACCAAAGCTACATACCGCTTCCAGCACGGCTATTACAGCTTGGACGGCAGCGGCCATATTATTGTTTCGGACGGTATCGGGAACTGGGGTCCGCCCATGCGGTTGAAGGCCCCGCCGGAAATCGTCCTGATTACTCTGGAGTAA
- a CDS encoding YHS domain-containing protein, whose product MEARKTLDPVCGMEVDPLSAMYTATYKDETYYFCSASCKEKFQANPESFAGGGTFPKL is encoded by the coding sequence ATGGAAGCGCGCAAGACCTTAGATCCTGTGTGCGGGATGGAGGTGGACCCCCTTTCCGCCATGTATACCGCGACTTATAAAGACGAAACCTATTACTTCTGCTCGGCGTCATGCAAGGAAAAATTTCAGGCAAACCCTGAGTCCTTCGCCGGCGGAGGCACCTTCCCAAAACTGTAG